TAGGAAGGACTAAGAACCAAGTTTTTGGCTACATCAAAAGTGCAATGAATAACAAATTGAAAGGATGGAGGAATAAGATGTTGAGTTTGGCGGGGAAAGAAGTGCTCATAAAGTCAATAATCCTAGCAATGCCAAATTATGCCATGGCATGCTTTAAACTTCCAAAAGGGCCGTGTAAGGATATTTGTAAGAGTATAGCCAACTTCTGGTGGGGTGGAAATCAGCAGGAAAAGAAGGTGCACTGGATAAGTTGGAAGAAACTAGCAAATGTCAAAGGGAAAGGGGGACTGGGGTTCAGAGATTTAGAAGCCTTTAATGAAACTTTACTTGCTAAGCAACTTTGGAGGATCATCTCTTCCCTAAATTTGCTTATGAGCAAAGTGATGAGGGCCAAATACTTAACAGACCTAAAAGCTCTGGAAACTCACCCTCCTCAATCAGCTTCTTGGACTTGGAGAAGTATCCAAAGTGCTTGGAACTTGATCCAAAAAGGACTATGGAAAAGAGTGGGGGATGGAGAGCAGGTGAACATATGGAATGACAGATGGGTGTTGGGCTCTAAATCAGGAAAAGTTTCTATGATATGCCCTCCAAACTGCCATTTGCAAACAGTGGACCAGCTAATACAAGAAGGAGGATGGAATAAGGAAATCCTGCAGCAAGTTTTTAATCAAAAAGACAGAGAGCAAATAGCCAATATGCCACTCAGTGTGTTTAAAAGACAAGACAGGTTCTTCTGGAGCTTTTCAAAGTCTGGAATCTACACAGCAAAAACAGGCTATGCAAATGTTGTGCAGGCAAGCAGTAGAGACGAAAGAAGATAGAATCTGGGGGAGGAAACAAGTTGGGAAATCAGGAAACACAGCATCTGGAAGCAACTTTGGAACTTGAGTTTAAAGCACAAGCTGAAACACTTCATCTGGAAGTGTTTACAAAATGGTATAGCTATTAAAGAAGCACTCCACAAAAGAATAGGAAAATGGGACATTATATGTACACTTTGTGGAGAGGGAGTAGAAACAATAGATCACATGTTTTTCCAATGTCCAATGGCACAAATAGTGTGGAAATTAGCACCAGTTAAATGGGAAGGGTTGAGGGATCTACAAAGTAATATGTGGAGATGGTGGGAGGCTGTAGCTTAGACAGGAACAAAGGAGCTAGGCATGGAACAGATCAGTCTGAATGCAAACATCCTATGGCAGCTATGGAAAGCAAGGAACAAGTCAGTGTTTGAACAGCAAAGAGGAGAAGCAAGAGACATAGTCTTAGGGCACAACAAGAATGGATAGAGTTTGAAGAGGCAATGCAACAGGAAACAAAAATGAAGCAGGGAGGAGTAGATTCAAACCAGAATGAACAGACAAGTGTAACATCACTAGAAGGAGTAATTAGAATCCACACAGATGCTGCCATCAATGCAAGGATGATCAGAACAGGGAAAGGAATAATTGCTAGGCACTGGACAGGAAAGATTATAAGAGCAAAGGTAGTAGTAGAAAAGAAGAAGGGTGAAGCTCtaattgtgacgaccccacctccacctaaggcgtaccaaagggttcggcggaccgcctgcccagctctcgccaggactcactcactatctcaatcgagtcatgtacacacatccatgaaccataaataacattcacaattcaagcttataatttacattgatagaaatcgaggtacaaagcctcaatacaccaaactagttcaaaatgtatacaatccaagtacaacatgttccattcgaggaatagcgcgagtacaagtcaaaagtcaaaacaatttcaagagcaactagactacgctagtctgttcACGACTCACGCCTCACTcgtattcctgtaaggaaaacaaatagcgtggaatgagctaaaagcccagtgaggtttcaaataacaaattgcccATTTTAAAAGTATGAATATCCATGTAGCAAGTTAACGGCATCAAAACTCATAAGAGTGGacaataatatttcaagtagcaaatttccaaaTGAGCACGTATAAAGTGCTTTTCGATTTTCAAAAGGAACagcaatccaataagcaataatcactttcaagtataaggatacggaaggctctcaggagccaaatttccattgcatctccagagcttgatcaagtaacagttgacactccgtcaactttcaagtaggtaaccaatccagtagaacaccacttacacgactctccgtccaccgttcaccccctactgggcccaaaatcctcaataaacacgtgtggtaatactcgagtataccgtttagccgaggagatatcactccactcgacaaaacaagagacccagggttcgttacccaatcgaccaagcccttgccggctcgactcaagtaacttgccgcagggtttctggaattccaggaagtgcgcgcaccacaatcaagtatatcaagtcaattgcaatccataaacaagtacaagtcacgtaagggcaagtgcgataaagtacactcttgccctatcaattcacgtatataacatgtactcatattggtcacgtatcaagttcaagtatcaagttcaattcggtatttgaaagcactcaccaaaagatatagtgcttcaagtattcacgttcaattACACTCCAggcttggagtccagatctgcgataaaaattccagtttgagaactttgaaacacgagtcgAATTCGAAACGTTAACATTCCATTCATTAAAAatcgaccaattgaaattcatttgaaagacactcgcgaaacacttgctcgcttttcaaatcataaggttttgtagcataaatacttggaaataacacttgagttgaaagtacatggaaatacaagtttacattggccattaagtCTTTTCCTCAAGGTACGAGCTCGACCAAGTCTTAACATATAACACTCAAGAAACATAGTAGCAAGGTCTTtactagttcaagtgataaatacttaaccttcactcaagtcgctaatatagttttctagtcctcgagtaaaaattcgggcagcatgccctttgtgtttacctaattttccagccttttaggcttcattgtttttctcaaacacaacccaacattatacatatcagcaattcatgtcaagagccgttccataggctcacaatatcataataacaagaatcgtattaagtacaagtgcagaaattcaatttagttcaaaacagatttgacgtacaaatgcggaaataacatatccgaggctacgcttatcggattaaaatgaaacctatgccgtttcgaagctaagatacagAGCTACAatattcatgaaggtcacttagtccagtttctaatgtaacttggtcaaattctcgaattactaaaccagaaaccaattcgtcggctgtttaaacgcagaacactgtaatgaacataactcagtgtacaaaaatccaattcaggtgttcttagaggaattttaaagctacttcagaacactacaactttcatgaagagcaCTCAGTCAAATTTTCAATGTAACCTGATCAAATTCCCAACTCATGTAACCTGGTTTCAACTATTCGGCTAATCAGCCGCATTTCACTCAaatgaccatatctcagtctaccaagatccaattaaggtgttcttggaggcgttacgaagctaagacagggtactaaaactttcatgtttcggtGAAAGGCTAAATCTaaacggatcatagtgaataaactcaatcaaaaggactgaactgtccacgcggaattctggaaagtgacctagatcagcgagggtattttcgtcttttcacaagctacgatgctccaaatgagctgaaattttgtgggcacctataaaataccattctgaacaactttcatgttttgaccaaaggccaattcggcctctaacatagggctacaaaaacgggcagaatggaagaacaattttccagatttctgggattttcagtttttaatgtaactttcctcaatttcttgttctaatcactaccaaaaccctttATATAACCTTAATTACAACATATGTGAGTCACacatcaagtttggcagcaaatccccaaaaccctgatttgattatttcatccaataatcatcacaatcacttgctcatcttgaaatcaagccaaaacttaagctaaataacatcttaacacaagatttaaaagatcaaggaccatgatcagattgaatacctcaaaaacaaggcttggatgagtgatagttcacttcctttgaaatttcttggttccttagcttcccaagcttccaaacttgcaatcaatcggtttagatttctagcttagcacttggttggtgtGAATCAAGAAGGAATGTGGTTGCTCAAGCTCtcacttctctctctctcttggtcggcTGGAATGATGCAGAAATGGAAGGAAATgaagctaagtttgtcttataagaagatggaaagataagaattaattctagccacaagtttggctaacacttggtttaatctcaaccacaaaattttctctttcttccttgcattttctaacttcaatttcttggtcaaatctgatgttaattaaggagatattttatCCAAGAGTCAATAAgtttgtttggtaagaaaaatggtaggcaagtggtgcgttcaatcggtagtgcgcgggacccgtcggttcgcgccgtttttcttaaaaactcacgtactactgtttttttttcttcccattcactaaccttatatcattgctactactcacatattatttctcacttaaaagtcacttttaatctccaaatttaatccttactttgtaccgaaaattcatccggtgaaaaattgcgaaaaccctaattttactcCGATCTTAAAACCAAAGGTGAaaacctactttctaggtttatttacacttatcgtGGAATAAATGGGGTAGCAAgccttaataaaaataataatttccaaataaagggacatttttaaaataacatgagggattttccaattccataaattgaatttagagtTTCTATTAAAAGATGAGATATTGAAGGAAACCAGTtaatcacaagtaaactagggtttttgattaaaattttagggtttctaatctttttaaaacaaaataaggttttaaatcaaacccaaagaaatacactttagtatcttatTTATAAACAATCTCCtaattttcggggcgtcacactctcccctccttaaaagaatttcgtcctcgaaattcatacatgcacctCGAAATAATgtagggtattttccttatatattcatTTCCAGCTCTCAGGTTTCACTATAGTCAATATTTGGTTAAACAATAGTAaacacgaatcgtaccttctactatctccaATGGTTCAGGTAAAGCCTGTTGATCCAGGGAGTACAttctagctggcactcttgacTTAGACCCTTCTAAATCATAggcaatataacacattcaatcaaaacaagtcgCATAACTTATAGAGCATTAATCTTACGTATCACTCAGGtactacacttaatcaaggcTCGTAACACGTGGATaagaaggatcccaaatcccatgaatatcttcaatatatttcacgTCCATACTATTCacattccccgtgcctttgctttcacAATCCAAATTTATCTCAATATTACGTGAGATCTCAGCTTATCGTAAAGGTGtcactctttggtattcggggacaagaatccacaataaggtaattcacaactcgagccggccggtcccaagagtaaatcacccttattagagattcctacccagcatacatatctaaaatctccaacaatagacaatcgttccacacttaacaagtcaatccccacagtccgagaaccttctcccggcacgagctcaataggagctctgataccatctgtgacgaccccacctccacctaaggcgtaccaaagggttcggcggaccgcctgcccagctctcgccaggactcactcactatctcaatcgagtcatgtacacacatccatgaaccataaataacattcacaattcaagcttataatttacattgatagaaatcgaggtacaaagcctcaatacaccaaactagttcaaaatgtatacaatccaagtacaacatgttccattcgaggaatagcgcgagtacaagtcaaaagtcaaaacaatttcaagagcaactagactacgctagtctgttcACGACTCACGCCTCACTcgtattcctgtaaggaaaacaaatagcgtggaatgagctaaaagcccagtgaggtttcaaataacaaattgcccATTTTAAAAGTATGAATATCCATGTAGCAAGTTAACGGCATCAAAACTCATAAGAGTAGacaataatatttcaagtagcaaatttccaaaTGAGCACGTATAAAGTGCTTTTCGATTTTCAAAAGGAACagcaatccaataagcaataatcactttcaagtataaggatacggaaggctctcaggagccaaatttccattgcatctccagagcttgatcaagtaacagttgacactccgtcaactttcaagtaggtaaccaatccagtagaacaccacttacacgactctccgtccaccgttcaccccctactgggcccaaaatcctcaataaacacgtgtggtaatactcgagtatactgtttagccgaggagatatcactccactcgacaaaacaagagacccagggttcgttacccaatcgaccaagcccttgccggctcgactcaagtaacttgccgcagggtttctggaattccaggaagtgcgcgcaccacaatcaagtatatcaagtcaattgcaatccataaacaagtacaagtcacgtaagggcaagtgcgataaagtacactcttgccctatcaattcacgtatataacatgtactcatattggtcacgtatcaagttcaagtatcaagttcaattcggtatttgaaagcactcaccaaaagatatagtgcttcaagtattcacgttcaattACACTCCAggcttggagtccagatctgcgataaaaattccagtttgagaactttgaaacacgagtcgAATTCGAAACGTTAACATTCCATTCATTAAAAatcgaccaattgaaattcatttgaaagacactcgcgaaacacttgctcgcttttcaaatcataaggttttgtagcataaatacttggaaataacacttgagttgaaagtacatggaaatacaagtttacattggccattaagtCTTTTCCTCAAGGTACGAGCTCGACCAAGTCTTAACATATAACACTCAAGAAACATAGTAGCAAAGGTCTTtactagttcaagtgataaatacttaaccttcactcaagtcgctaatatagttttctagtcctcgagtaaaaattcgggcagcatgccctttgtgtttacctaattttccagccttttaggcttcattgtttttctcaaacacaacccaacattatacatatcagcaattcatgtcaagagccgttccataggctcacaatatcataataacacGAATCGTAttaagtacaagtgcagaaattcaatttagttcaaaacagatttgacgtacaaatgcggaaataacatatccgaggctacgcttatcggattaaaatgaaacctatgccgtttcgaagttaagataCAGAGCTACAATATTCacgaaggtcacttagtccagtttctaatgtaacttggtcaaattctcgaattactaaaccagaaaccaattcgtcggctgtttaaacgcagaacactgtaatgaacataactcagtgtacaaaaatccaattcaggtgttcttagaggcattttaaagctacttcagaacactacaactttcatgaagagcaCTCAGTCAAATTTTCAATGTAACCTGATCAAATTCCCAACTCATGTAACCTGGTTTCAACTATTCGGCTAATCAGCCGCATTTCACTCAAATGACCATATCTTAGTCTACCAAGATCCAATTAAGGTTTTCTTGgaggcgttacgaagctaagacagggtactaaaactttcatgtttcggtGAAAGGCTAAATCTaaacggatcatagtgaataaactcaatcaaaaggactgaactgtccacgcggaattctggaaagtgacctagatcagcgagggtattttcgtcttttcacaagctacgatgctccaaatgagctgaaattttgtgggcacctataaaataccattctgaacaactttaatgttttgaccaaaggccaattcggcctctaacatagggctacaaaaacgggcagaatggaagaacaattttccagttttctgggattttcagtttttaatgtaactttcctcaatttcttgttctaatcactaccaaaaccctttATATAACCTTAATTACAACATATGTGAGTCACacatcaagtttggcagcaaatccccaaaaccctgatttgattatttcatccaataatcatcacaatcacttgctcatcttgaaatcaagccaaaacttaagctaaataacatcttaacacaagatttaaaagatcaaggaccatgatcagattgaatacctcaaaaacaaggcttggatgagtgatagttcacttcctttgaaatttcttggttccttagcttcccaagcttccaaacttgcaatcaatcggtttagatttctagcttagcacttggttggtgtGAATCAAGAAGGAATGTGGTTGCTCAAGCTCtcacttctctctctctcttggtcggcTGGAATGATGCAGAAATGGAAGGAAATgaagctaagtttgtcttataagaagatggaaagataagaattaattctagccacaagtttggctaacacttggtttaatctcaaccacaaaattttctctttcttccttgcattttctaacttcaatttcttggtcaaatctgatgttaattaaggagatattttatCCAAGAGTCAATAAgtttgtttggtaagaaaaatggtaggcaagtggtgcgttcaatcggtagtgcgcgggacccgccggttcgcgccgtttttcttaaaaactcacgtactactgttttttttttcttcccattcactaaccttatatcattgctactactcacatattatttctcacttaaaagtcacttttaatctccaaatttaatccttactttgtaccgaaaattcatccggtgaaaaattgcgaaaaccctaattttactcCGATCTTAAAACCAAAGGTGAaaacctactttctaggtttatttacacttatcgtGGAATAAATGGGGTAGCAAgccttaataaaaataataatttccaaataaaggaacatttttaaaataacatGAGGGATTTTctaattccataaattgaatttagagtTTCTATTAAAAGATGAGATATTGAAGGAAACCAGTtaatcacaagtaaactagggtttttgattaaaattttagggtttctaatctttttaaaacaaaataaggttttaaatcaaacccaaagaaatacactttagtatcttatttacaaacaatctcctaattttcggggcgtcacactctcccctccttaaaagaatttcgtcctcgaaattcatacatgcacctCGAAATAATgtagggtattttccttatatattcatTTCCAGCTCTCAGGTTTCACTATAGTCAATATTTGGTTAAACAATAGTAaacacgaatcgtaccttctattATCTCCAATGGTTCAGGTAAAGCCTGTTGATCCAGGGAGTACAttctagctggcactcttgacTTAGACCCTTCTAAATCATAggcaatataacacattcaatcaaaacaagtcgCAT
Above is a genomic segment from Coffea eugenioides isolate CCC68of chromosome 5, Ceug_1.0, whole genome shotgun sequence containing:
- the LOC113771128 gene encoding uncharacterized protein LOC113771128 translates to MAIGRTKNQVFGYIKSAMNNKLKGWRNKMLSLAGKEVLIKSIILAMPNYAMACFKLPKGPCKDICKSIANFWWGGNQQEKKVHWISWKKLANVKGKGGLGFRDLEAFNETLLAKQLWRIISSLNLLMSKVMRAKYLTDLKALETHPPQSASWTWRSIQSAWNLIQKGLWKRVGDGEQVNIWNDRWVLGSKSGKVSMICPPNCHLQTVDQLIQEGGWNKEILQQVFNQKDREQIANMPLSVFKRQDRFFWSFSKSGIYTAKTGYANVVQASSRDERR